The following proteins come from a genomic window of Microbacterium lemovicicum:
- a CDS encoding Fur family transcriptional regulator has protein sequence MELGDAEHGDTASAALLRSAGLRVTSPRHAVIEALRERAHASAEELFAHVARHRPETSLQSVYNALGDFVDAGLVRRIEPAGRPRLYELRVGDNHHHAVCTSCGAVADIECATGVAPCLVPADTAGFVIRTAEVTYWGLCSACAVRAARPAEDAVLADTAPASDRH, from the coding sequence ATGGAACTCGGAGACGCGGAACACGGCGACACGGCCTCGGCCGCGCTGCTGCGGAGCGCCGGGCTGCGGGTCACCTCGCCCCGGCACGCCGTCATCGAGGCCCTCCGGGAGAGGGCGCACGCGAGCGCCGAGGAGCTGTTCGCGCACGTCGCACGCCACCGTCCCGAGACGAGCCTGCAGTCGGTGTACAACGCGCTGGGTGACTTCGTGGATGCCGGTCTCGTGCGTCGCATCGAGCCCGCCGGCCGTCCGCGCCTGTATGAGCTGCGCGTCGGCGACAACCACCATCACGCGGTCTGCACGTCGTGCGGCGCCGTCGCCGACATCGAGTGCGCGACCGGCGTCGCGCCGTGCCTGGTGCCCGCCGACACCGCCGGTTTCGTCATCCGCACGGCGGAGGTCACCTACTGGGGCCTCTGCTCCGCGTGCGCCGTCCGCGCGGCCCGTCCCGCCGAGGATGCGGTCCTCGCCGACACCGCACCCGCCTCCGACCGCCACTGA
- the katG gene encoding catalase/peroxidase HPI, translating into MSENDDTATGIGSEPTDTDQSVTDIDTPVDERADGESRPSPNPDDATCPVIHDRQPLPVNGSANRKWWPEQLNIKILAKNPPARNPLGEGFDYRAAFESLDLAAVKADIARTLTDSQDWWPADFGNYGPLMIRMAWHSAGTYRVTDGRGGGGTGQQRFAPLNSWPDNVSLDKARRLLWPVKKKYGQSLSWGDLMILTGNVALETMGFSTFGFGGGRPDVWEPDDDVYWGPETTWLGDERYSGDRELEKPLAAVQMGLIYVNPEGPNGNPDPLASARDIRETFGRMGMNDEETVALIAGGHTFGKTHGAAPDTNVGDNPEAAGIESQGLGWANSHGTGTGDDTITSGLEVTWTYHPTRWDNEYFHILYAYEWELMRSPGGGHQWRPVNGGGADMVPLAHSDGRREPRMLTSDIALRVDPAYDEVSRRFATDPEAFGDAFARAWFKLTHRDMGPIARYLGPEVPTEQLIWQDPVPAVDHALIDDADAAELKRRILDAGLSVAELVATTWAAASTFRGSDKRGGANGARIRLAPQKDWEVNKPAQLARVLEVLEGVKAAFDAERGDGRKVSLADLIVLAGNAGVEKAAQDAGVEVTVPFRPGRTDATQEQTDEHSFGHLEPAADGFRNHQGPLAGLPAEYHLLDRANLLTLTAPEMTVLVGGLRVLGANWDDSAYGVFTDRPGVLTNDFFVNLLDLGTTWKPLDPGSHAFEGRRDGSGEVLGRGTRVDLLFGSNSELRALAEVYASDDAAEKFVHDFVSAWGKVTELDRFDLV; encoded by the coding sequence ATGAGTGAGAACGACGACACCGCGACCGGCATCGGCAGCGAGCCGACCGACACGGACCAGTCCGTCACCGACATCGACACACCGGTCGACGAGCGCGCGGACGGCGAGAGCCGCCCCAGCCCGAACCCGGATGACGCGACGTGCCCGGTGATCCACGACCGTCAGCCGCTCCCGGTGAACGGATCGGCGAACCGGAAGTGGTGGCCCGAGCAGCTGAACATCAAGATCCTCGCGAAGAACCCTCCGGCGCGGAACCCGCTCGGCGAGGGCTTCGACTACCGGGCGGCCTTCGAGTCGCTGGACCTCGCCGCCGTCAAGGCGGACATCGCCCGCACCCTGACCGACAGCCAGGACTGGTGGCCGGCGGACTTCGGCAACTACGGCCCGCTCATGATCCGCATGGCCTGGCACAGCGCGGGCACCTACCGGGTGACCGACGGACGCGGCGGCGGAGGCACCGGACAGCAGCGCTTCGCGCCGCTCAACAGCTGGCCCGACAACGTCAGCCTCGACAAGGCGCGGCGACTGCTCTGGCCCGTCAAGAAGAAGTACGGCCAGAGCCTGTCGTGGGGCGATCTGATGATCCTCACGGGCAACGTCGCACTGGAGACCATGGGCTTCTCGACCTTCGGCTTCGGCGGTGGGCGCCCCGACGTCTGGGAGCCGGACGACGACGTGTACTGGGGTCCCGAGACCACCTGGCTCGGCGACGAGCGCTACTCCGGCGACCGCGAGCTGGAGAAGCCGCTCGCGGCGGTGCAGATGGGTCTCATCTACGTGAACCCCGAGGGGCCCAACGGCAACCCCGACCCGCTGGCGTCGGCCCGCGACATCCGCGAGACCTTCGGGCGGATGGGCATGAACGACGAGGAGACCGTCGCCCTCATCGCCGGTGGCCACACCTTCGGCAAGACCCACGGCGCGGCGCCCGACACGAACGTCGGCGACAACCCCGAGGCGGCCGGCATCGAGAGCCAGGGCCTGGGCTGGGCCAACAGCCACGGCACCGGCACCGGCGACGACACCATCACCTCGGGTCTCGAGGTCACGTGGACCTACCACCCCACCCGGTGGGACAACGAGTACTTCCACATCCTCTACGCCTACGAGTGGGAGCTCATGCGCAGCCCCGGCGGCGGGCACCAGTGGCGACCGGTGAACGGCGGCGGCGCCGACATGGTGCCGCTGGCGCACTCCGACGGCCGTCGCGAGCCCCGCATGCTCACCAGCGACATCGCGCTGCGCGTCGACCCCGCCTACGACGAGGTCTCGCGCCGCTTCGCCACCGACCCCGAAGCCTTCGGCGACGCGTTCGCCCGCGCGTGGTTCAAGCTCACGCACCGCGACATGGGTCCGATCGCCCGCTACCTCGGTCCTGAGGTGCCCACGGAGCAGCTCATCTGGCAGGACCCGGTGCCCGCCGTCGACCACGCGCTGATCGACGACGCGGATGCGGCCGAGCTGAAGCGCCGCATCCTCGACGCGGGGCTGAGCGTGGCCGAGCTCGTCGCCACGACGTGGGCCGCGGCATCCACCTTCCGCGGGAGCGACAAGCGCGGCGGCGCCAACGGCGCCCGCATCCGTCTGGCCCCGCAGAAGGACTGGGAGGTCAACAAGCCCGCCCAGCTCGCCCGCGTGCTCGAGGTGCTCGAGGGCGTGAAGGCGGCTTTCGACGCCGAGCGCGGCGACGGCAGGAAGGTGTCCCTGGCCGACCTCATCGTGCTGGCGGGCAACGCCGGTGTGGAGAAGGCGGCACAGGATGCCGGGGTCGAGGTCACCGTGCCGTTCCGGCCCGGCCGCACCGACGCCACGCAGGAACAGACCGACGAGCACTCGTTCGGCCACCTGGAGCCCGCTGCGGACGGCTTCCGCAACCACCAGGGACCGCTCGCCGGTCTGCCTGCGGAGTATCACCTGCTCGACCGGGCCAACCTGCTGACGCTGACCGCGCCGGAGATGACGGTGCTGGTCGGCGGACTCCGCGTGCTCGGCGCGAACTGGGACGACTCCGCCTACGGCGTGTTCACCGACCGTCCGGGCGTGCTCACGAACGACTTCTTCGTGAACCTGCTGGACCTCGGCACCACGTGGAAGCCGCTCGACCCGGGCTCGCACGCCTTCGAGGGCCGTCGCGACGGCTCCGGGGAGGTGCTCGGCCGCGGCACGCGCGTCGACCTGCTGTTCGGGTCGAACTCGGAGCTGCGCGCGCTGGCGGAGGTCTACGCCTCCGACGACGCGGCGGAGAAGTTCGTGCACGACTTCGTCTCCGCCTGGGGCAAGGTCACCGAGCTCGACCGCTTCGATCTGGTCTGA
- a CDS encoding MIP family channel protein, with product MSDTLVTPPTTVTKLAAEALGTFLLVFGSIGTALFAATFGLADNGTPLGVGFVGVSLAFGLTLMAGIYAWGNISGGHFNPAVTLGLAAAGRFSWKNAPAYIVAQFVGGAVGTTLLVLIGLFGPGDWLATAQDGGFASNGYGASSPGGFGLGAAIIAEVLFTAIFVLVILGVTHTKRGNGTVAGLSIGLTLVAIHLASIPIDNTSVNPARSLATALYGGIDALSQLWVFLVFPVVGGLLAGWLHRALFETVDLPPLQSEARVD from the coding sequence ATGTCGGACACCCTCGTCACCCCGCCCACCACGGTCACCAAGCTCGCCGCCGAAGCCCTCGGCACCTTCCTCCTCGTCTTCGGCTCCATCGGAACCGCCCTGTTCGCCGCGACCTTCGGCCTCGCCGACAACGGCACCCCGCTCGGCGTCGGGTTCGTCGGGGTCTCGCTCGCCTTCGGCCTCACCCTCATGGCCGGCATCTACGCCTGGGGCAACATCTCCGGCGGCCACTTCAACCCCGCCGTCACCCTCGGCCTCGCCGCCGCCGGCCGCTTCAGCTGGAAGAACGCGCCCGCCTACATCGTCGCCCAGTTCGTCGGCGGCGCCGTCGGCACCACCCTGCTCGTGCTGATCGGCCTGTTCGGGCCCGGCGACTGGCTCGCCACCGCGCAGGACGGCGGATTCGCCAGCAACGGCTACGGCGCCTCCTCCCCCGGCGGCTTCGGCCTCGGGGCGGCGATCATCGCGGAGGTGCTCTTCACCGCGATCTTCGTGCTCGTGATCCTCGGCGTGACCCACACCAAGCGCGGCAACGGCACCGTGGCGGGCCTGTCGATCGGCCTCACGCTCGTCGCGATCCACCTCGCCTCGATCCCGATCGACAACACCTCCGTCAACCCCGCCCGCAGCCTGGCGACCGCACTCTACGGCGGCATCGACGCGCTGTCGCAGCTGTGGGTCTTCCTGGTCTTCCCGGTCGTGGGCGGCCTGCTGGCCGGATGGCTGCACCGCGCCCTGTTCGAGACGGTCGACCTGCCGCCGCTGCAGTCCGAGGCGCGCGTCGACTGA
- a CDS encoding DUF58 domain-containing protein, whose amino-acid sequence MYLTGRLPLLVAAGVVPVVVLSGVGVDPWLTAALWLLACAIIAGADVAAAADPRRARIERSAPTRVRLGEPVETVLTVANAGPRRLRGQVRDAWQPTAGAPAERMHLDVPAGERRRLRVPLVPRRRGELSSGFVVIRAQGPLGLAGRQARIESRGVVRVLPPFASRRHLPSRLARLRELDGSTSVQVRGQGTEFDSLREYVRGDDVRSIDWRATARAGSTMLRTWRPERDRHVVILIDTGRTSAARVGDGVRLDAAMEAALLLSALAARAGDHVHLVMFDRVVRARVTGVDGTALLPALVDAMAPVEPQLIDTDWDAAFAQVRTLASRPALVVILTAQDAPESARGLLGSLAALGRAGHVVVGTATDTRLHDIAAQRGTSDEVYRAASAERSLRDARRVADALARGGADAIADTPEALPPRIADRYLALKATGRL is encoded by the coding sequence GTGTACCTCACCGGTCGCCTCCCCCTGCTCGTCGCCGCCGGCGTCGTGCCGGTCGTCGTGCTCTCGGGAGTGGGCGTCGACCCGTGGCTGACCGCCGCGCTCTGGCTGCTCGCGTGCGCGATCATCGCAGGAGCGGATGTCGCGGCCGCCGCCGACCCGCGCCGCGCGCGCATCGAGCGCTCGGCGCCCACGCGGGTGCGGCTCGGCGAGCCGGTCGAGACGGTCCTCACCGTCGCGAACGCCGGACCGCGTCGCCTGCGGGGCCAGGTGCGCGACGCCTGGCAGCCCACGGCCGGCGCGCCCGCGGAGCGGATGCACCTCGACGTGCCCGCCGGCGAGCGCCGGCGCCTGCGGGTGCCGCTGGTGCCGCGGCGCCGCGGCGAGCTGTCCAGCGGCTTCGTCGTCATCCGTGCGCAGGGTCCGCTGGGCCTGGCCGGACGGCAGGCGCGCATCGAGTCGCGGGGCGTCGTGCGGGTGCTCCCTCCCTTCGCGTCGCGCCGGCATCTCCCGTCCCGGCTGGCGCGCCTGCGCGAGCTCGACGGCAGCACGAGCGTGCAGGTGCGCGGACAGGGCACCGAGTTCGACTCGCTGCGTGAATACGTGCGCGGCGACGACGTGCGCTCCATCGACTGGCGGGCGACCGCCCGCGCGGGCAGCACGATGCTGCGGACGTGGCGGCCCGAGCGGGATCGGCACGTCGTGATCCTCATCGACACCGGCCGCACCAGCGCCGCCCGTGTCGGCGACGGCGTGCGACTCGATGCCGCGATGGAGGCGGCGCTGCTCCTGTCCGCCCTCGCCGCCCGCGCGGGCGATCATGTTCACCTCGTCATGTTCGACCGGGTGGTGCGGGCGCGCGTCACCGGCGTCGACGGCACCGCGCTCCTGCCGGCGCTCGTGGACGCGATGGCCCCGGTCGAGCCGCAGCTCATCGACACCGACTGGGATGCCGCCTTCGCCCAGGTGCGCACACTCGCCTCGCGTCCGGCCCTCGTCGTCATCCTGACCGCGCAGGACGCGCCCGAATCGGCTCGGGGCCTGCTGGGCTCGCTCGCCGCCCTCGGCCGCGCCGGGCACGTCGTCGTCGGCACGGCGACCGACACCCGGCTGCACGACATCGCCGCCCAGCGCGGCACCAGCGACGAGGTCTACCGCGCGGCATCCGCGGAACGGAGCCTCCGCGACGCCCGCCGCGTGGCCGACGCGCTCGCCCGCGGCGGAGCGGATGCGATCGCCGACACGCCTGAGGCGCTGCCCCCGCGGATCGCCGACCGCTACCTCGCGCTCAAGGCCACCGGGCGCCTGTGA
- a CDS encoding AAA family ATPase: protein MTLPETTLDDAALREGMNRVRLEVGKAVVGQDGAVTGLLIALLSRGHVLLEGVPGVAKTLLVRSFSRALGLDTKRIQFTPDLMPGDVSGSLVYDARSGEFDFREGPIFTHIVLADEINRTPPKTQSALLEAMEERQVSTDGVTRALPDPFLVAATQNPVEHEGTYSLPEAQLDRFLLKLVIDVPGRDAEIDVLRRHAAGFDPRALEDLSPVVGAAEIRAAQRAAASVAVSDDVLAYVVDLARATRQSPSVQLGVSPRASTALLAAAKAWAWLGGYPAITPDHVQTMVIPAWRHRIRLRTEAELEGVSVDAVLTGVLQQTRVPI from the coding sequence ATGACCCTCCCCGAGACCACCCTCGACGACGCCGCGCTCCGCGAGGGGATGAACCGCGTCCGGCTGGAGGTCGGCAAAGCCGTCGTCGGTCAGGACGGCGCCGTCACCGGACTGCTCATCGCCCTGCTCTCGCGTGGTCACGTGCTGCTGGAGGGTGTTCCCGGCGTCGCGAAGACGCTGCTGGTGCGGTCGTTCAGCCGCGCGCTGGGACTCGACACCAAGCGCATCCAGTTCACGCCCGACCTCATGCCCGGTGACGTCTCCGGCTCGCTCGTCTACGACGCACGCTCGGGTGAGTTCGACTTCCGCGAGGGGCCGATCTTCACGCACATCGTGCTGGCCGACGAGATCAACCGCACGCCGCCGAAGACGCAGTCCGCGCTTCTCGAGGCCATGGAGGAGCGCCAGGTGTCCACCGACGGGGTGACGCGGGCGCTCCCCGACCCGTTCCTCGTCGCCGCGACGCAGAACCCGGTCGAGCACGAGGGCACCTACTCGCTCCCCGAGGCCCAGCTCGACCGCTTCCTGCTGAAGCTCGTGATCGACGTTCCTGGCCGCGATGCCGAGATCGACGTCCTGCGGCGTCACGCGGCCGGTTTCGATCCGCGGGCTCTGGAGGATCTCAGCCCGGTCGTCGGAGCCGCCGAGATCCGCGCGGCGCAGCGGGCCGCAGCATCCGTCGCCGTCTCCGACGACGTGCTCGCATACGTCGTCGACCTCGCCCGCGCGACCCGCCAGAGCCCGTCGGTGCAGCTCGGCGTCAGCCCCCGCGCGTCGACCGCGCTGCTGGCCGCGGCGAAGGCGTGGGCGTGGCTGGGCGGCTATCCCGCCATCACCCCCGACCACGTGCAGACGATGGTCATCCCCGCGTGGCGCCACCGCATCCGCCTGCGCACCGAGGCCGAGCTCGAGGGCGTGTCCGTCGACGCGGTGCTGACCGGCGTGCTGCAGCAGACGCGCGTTCCGATCTGA
- a CDS encoding DUF4350 domain-containing protein, with amino-acid sequence MTDVRPTSRRRAVAAWTVIGLVVVLVGILGSVISGAGQRAQRDALDPESAAPQGGRALARILAERGVDVVVARDRATASRALSEGSATLAIADARYLADETLTTLADAAPSVVLIDPSSRDLRLLLSGSRSTGVAPGGSVEPRCEDEAASRAGTIEPGDVFSAGGGVDGCYPVDGDAFALLTTGDVTAVDGRALLSNEHLATSGNAALAVNLLGATPRLVWFVPGIADADAGASGASLGELTPGWVTPAILLLLGAALAAAVWRGRRFGPLVAERLPVTVRASETTEGRARLYGRSRDAVHSADQLRIGALGRLARTLALGPAASAPEIADAAADRLGADRSRLRGILFDDLPADDRQLLALSDSLRDLETAVQAAVRPERNRP; translated from the coding sequence GTGACCGACGTCCGTCCCACGTCCCGCCGCCGCGCCGTCGCCGCGTGGACCGTGATCGGCCTGGTGGTGGTGCTCGTCGGCATTCTCGGCTCGGTGATCTCCGGCGCCGGTCAACGGGCTCAGCGCGACGCACTCGACCCCGAGTCCGCCGCGCCCCAGGGCGGTCGTGCCCTCGCCCGCATCCTCGCCGAACGCGGCGTCGACGTCGTGGTGGCCCGCGACCGGGCGACAGCCTCTCGTGCGCTGTCGGAGGGTTCTGCGACGCTCGCGATCGCCGATGCGCGCTACCTCGCCGACGAGACCCTCACGACGCTGGCGGACGCCGCGCCCTCCGTCGTGCTCATCGACCCGAGTTCGCGCGACCTGAGGCTGCTGCTGTCCGGGTCGCGGTCCACCGGCGTCGCGCCGGGAGGCTCCGTCGAACCGCGCTGCGAGGATGAGGCCGCCAGCCGGGCGGGCACGATCGAACCCGGCGACGTGTTCTCCGCCGGCGGGGGCGTCGACGGCTGCTACCCCGTCGACGGCGACGCCTTCGCCCTGCTGACCACCGGGGACGTGACGGCCGTCGACGGACGGGCGCTGCTGTCCAACGAGCACCTCGCGACCTCCGGCAACGCCGCGCTCGCCGTGAACCTCCTCGGCGCGACGCCGCGGCTGGTGTGGTTCGTCCCCGGCATCGCCGACGCCGACGCCGGGGCGTCCGGTGCATCGCTCGGCGAGCTGACCCCCGGATGGGTCACCCCCGCCATCCTGCTCCTGCTCGGCGCCGCGCTGGCGGCGGCCGTCTGGCGCGGCCGACGCTTCGGTCCGCTCGTGGCCGAGCGCCTCCCGGTGACGGTGCGGGCGTCGGAGACCACCGAGGGGCGCGCGCGGCTGTACGGCAGGTCACGGGACGCCGTCCACTCCGCCGACCAGCTCCGCATCGGCGCCCTGGGCCGCCTGGCCCGCACGCTCGCCCTCGGTCCCGCCGCCTCCGCTCCGGAGATCGCCGACGCCGCGGCCGACCGCCTCGGCGCCGATCGGAGCCGCCTCCGCGGCATCCTCTTCGATGACCTCCCCGCCGACGATCGGCAGCTTCTCGCCCTGAGCGACAGCCTCCGCGACCTGGAGACCGCCGTCCAGGCGGCCGTGCGACCCGAAAGGAACCGCCCATGA
- a CDS encoding DUF4129 domain-containing protein, whose product MTLLPPLGLDAPPLTPDGDEARRWAEQELTDPSYAVSEPTAIDRLARAIGDFFANLFNGQVEGGWGSLLAVIVVVVLIALVVAALLIWGRPRALVRSRTVPAGELFGDAEERTAAQLRAEAQASAAAGEWVDAVVLRFRALARGLDERGVVDAPPGTTVHGFARAAARAFPDAAAELDSAAAAFDDVRYLRRPGTAELYQRIVAVDDDVQRRTPLTPATLSGSLS is encoded by the coding sequence GTGACGCTCCTGCCGCCCCTCGGCCTCGACGCGCCCCCTCTGACCCCCGACGGGGATGAGGCGCGACGGTGGGCCGAGCAGGAGCTGACCGACCCGTCCTACGCCGTCTCGGAGCCCACGGCGATCGACCGCCTCGCCCGTGCGATCGGGGACTTCTTCGCGAACCTGTTCAACGGACAGGTCGAGGGCGGATGGGGATCGCTGCTGGCCGTGATCGTCGTCGTGGTCCTCATCGCGCTCGTCGTCGCCGCGCTCCTCATCTGGGGCCGACCGCGCGCGCTCGTGCGCTCCCGTACGGTGCCGGCCGGCGAGCTGTTCGGCGATGCCGAGGAGCGCACGGCCGCGCAGCTGCGCGCGGAGGCGCAGGCGAGCGCCGCCGCCGGGGAGTGGGTGGACGCCGTGGTGCTGCGTTTCCGCGCGCTCGCCCGCGGGCTCGACGAGCGGGGCGTCGTGGATGCGCCGCCGGGGACGACCGTGCACGGCTTCGCCCGCGCCGCCGCCCGCGCATTCCCCGACGCGGCCGCCGAGCTCGACTCCGCGGCTGCGGCCTTCGACGACGTCCGCTACCTTCGCCGACCGGGCACGGCCGAGCTGTACCAGCGGATCGTCGCCGTCGACGACGACGTGCAGCGTCGGACGCCCCTGACCCCCGCGACCCTGTCGGGGTCGCTGTCGTGA
- the mtrA gene encoding MtrAB system response regulator MtrA, translating to MTSRILVVDDDTALAEMIGIVLRTEGFDTVFCADGAAAVDAWRTERPDLILLDLMLPGMDGIEICTRVRAESGIPIIMLTARTDTADVVRGLEVGADDYIVKPFNPKELVARIRTRLRPAAQAAAETLRIGDLSVDVAAHEVRRGDEVIALTPLEFELLVALAAKPQQVFSREMLLEQVWGYHYKADTRLVNVHVQRLRAKVEQDPDNPRIVTTVRGVGYRAGAVV from the coding sequence ATGACTTCACGGATCCTGGTTGTCGACGACGACACAGCCCTGGCCGAGATGATCGGCATCGTGCTGCGCACCGAGGGATTCGACACGGTCTTCTGCGCCGACGGGGCCGCCGCGGTCGACGCATGGCGCACGGAGCGGCCCGACCTCATCCTCCTCGACCTGATGCTGCCCGGCATGGACGGCATCGAGATCTGCACGCGCGTGCGCGCGGAGTCCGGCATCCCGATCATCATGCTCACCGCCCGCACCGATACGGCCGACGTCGTGCGCGGTCTCGAGGTCGGCGCGGACGACTACATCGTCAAGCCCTTCAACCCGAAGGAGCTCGTCGCCCGCATCCGCACGCGCCTCCGGCCCGCCGCCCAGGCCGCCGCCGAGACGCTGCGGATCGGGGACCTCTCCGTCGACGTCGCCGCGCACGAGGTGCGTCGCGGCGATGAGGTCATCGCCCTGACACCGCTCGAGTTCGAGCTCCTCGTCGCCCTCGCCGCGAAGCCCCAGCAGGTGTTCTCCCGCGAGATGCTGCTCGAGCAGGTGTGGGGCTACCACTACAAGGCCGACACGCGACTGGTGAACGTGCACGTGCAGCGCCTCCGCGCGAAGGTCGAGCAGGACCCTGACAACCCCCGCATCGTCACGACGGTGCGCGGCGTGGGCTACCGCGCCGGCGCCGTGGTCTGA
- the mtrB gene encoding MtrAB system histidine kinase MtrB — protein sequence MSGARGAGAASRASLSAWRDWRSWPESLSSLWRRSLRFRTILVTLALTALTILVACVWMGLAVQNDLFTSRKDQVLTYAARATEAAQLTLDNAVVEGDPVQLETLLNTVARQLSQQSSSNSFAVTRIADGPSPVAPPDIFSGALSVEENDLVSDGLRTAVRGKADAQWWQSVSLPTADGTAVPGIVVGQQLQVPEVGAYELYLAYDLGSAPQTLGFIQGTLWVVGVALIFLVGAISWFVLRSVTTPIGEAADTSAKLAAGELGVRLPVRGEDELATLGRSFNAMADSIESQIKELAELSLVQQRFVSDVSHELRTPLTTIRLAADMINDRRDDFDPATARAAELLNAQVQRFETLLTDLLEISRYDAGSVQLELEPTSLAHLAEDVIASMSTLAEQHGSDVRLVAPGGYSPVDMDPRRVRRIVRNLLGNAIEHGEGRPIVVTVDSNQAAVALSVRDFGLGMTAVDVERVFDRFWRADPSRKRTIGGTGLGLSIALGDAKLHNGELTVWSELGRGTNFVLALPRTAGRAPDPSPLSADEGHDSPAAIDALGLTQPIVLPVIDAPVTGGRNR from the coding sequence GTGTCCGGCGCGCGAGGAGCGGGCGCAGCATCCCGCGCGTCGCTCTCGGCGTGGCGCGACTGGCGCTCGTGGCCCGAGAGCCTGAGCTCGCTGTGGCGCCGCTCGCTCCGCTTCCGCACCATCCTGGTCACCCTCGCCCTCACGGCGCTGACGATCCTCGTGGCATGCGTGTGGATGGGCCTGGCCGTGCAGAACGATCTCTTCACCTCGCGCAAGGACCAGGTGCTCACCTACGCCGCGCGCGCGACGGAGGCCGCTCAGCTCACGCTCGACAACGCCGTGGTCGAGGGAGACCCGGTGCAGCTGGAGACGCTGCTGAACACCGTCGCCCGTCAGCTCAGCCAGCAGTCGTCGAGCAATTCGTTCGCGGTGACGCGCATCGCGGACGGACCCTCGCCGGTCGCTCCGCCCGACATCTTCTCGGGCGCCCTGTCGGTCGAGGAGAACGACCTCGTCTCCGACGGTCTGCGCACGGCCGTGCGCGGCAAGGCCGACGCCCAGTGGTGGCAGTCGGTCTCCCTCCCGACGGCCGACGGCACCGCCGTCCCCGGCATCGTCGTCGGTCAACAGCTTCAGGTTCCGGAGGTCGGCGCCTACGAGCTCTACCTCGCGTACGACCTCGGCAGTGCCCCGCAGACCCTCGGCTTCATCCAGGGCACGCTCTGGGTCGTCGGCGTCGCGTTGATCTTCCTCGTCGGGGCGATCTCCTGGTTCGTGCTGCGATCGGTGACGACCCCGATCGGGGAGGCGGCCGACACCAGCGCCAAACTCGCCGCCGGCGAGCTCGGCGTGCGGCTGCCCGTGCGCGGAGAGGACGAGCTGGCCACCCTCGGCCGCTCGTTCAACGCCATGGCCGACAGCATCGAGTCGCAGATCAAGGAGCTCGCCGAGCTCTCGCTCGTGCAGCAGCGCTTCGTCTCGGACGTCTCGCACGAGCTGCGCACGCCGCTGACGACCATCCGCCTGGCCGCCGACATGATCAACGACCGCCGCGACGATTTCGACCCCGCGACCGCCCGTGCGGCCGAACTGCTCAACGCCCAGGTGCAGCGCTTCGAGACCCTGCTGACCGACCTGCTCGAGATCAGCCGCTACGACGCCGGCTCGGTGCAGCTCGAGCTGGAGCCCACGAGCCTCGCGCACCTCGCCGAAGACGTCATCGCCTCGATGAGCACCCTCGCCGAACAGCACGGCAGCGATGTGCGACTCGTCGCCCCCGGTGGATATTCCCCGGTCGACATGGATCCGCGGCGTGTGCGCCGCATCGTGCGCAACCTCCTCGGCAACGCCATCGAGCACGGCGAGGGGCGGCCCATCGTCGTGACCGTCGACAGCAATCAGGCCGCCGTCGCGCTCTCCGTGCGCGACTTCGGCCTCGGCATGACCGCCGTCGACGTCGAGCGCGTGTTCGACCGCTTCTGGCGGGCCGACCCGTCGCGCAAGCGCACGATCGGAGGCACGGGCCTCGGTCTGTCGATCGCCCTCGGCGACGCGAAGCTGCACAACGGCGAGCTGACCGTGTGGTCCGAGCTCGGGCGCGGCACGAACTTCGTGCTGGCCCTGCCGCGCACCGCCGGGCGCGCGCCCGACCCGTCGCCGCTGTCGGCGGACGAGGGCCACGACAGCCCGGCGGCGATCGACGCGCTCGGCCTGACGCAGCCGATCGTGCTGCCGGTCATCGACGCACCCGTCACCGGAGGGCGGAACCGATGA